In Chanodichthys erythropterus isolate Z2021 chromosome 9, ASM2448905v1, whole genome shotgun sequence, a genomic segment contains:
- the dgcr6 gene encoding protein DGCR6 has protein sequence MDAYCSVSDDQSDAARQQERHYYLLSELQALVKDLPSSFQQRLSYTTLSDLAQALIDGTVYEIVQGLLDIQHLTEKNLYNQRQKLHSEHRALKQDLVRKHKQALQTCKSHNLAVLKTNQRAENEALDQRVKDEQRMMDEKIVAEMDQKVLDQQNTLEKAGVPGFYITTNPQEVMMQMNLLELILKLQQKETVSGSLP, from the exons ATGGACGCATACTGCAGTGTGAGTGATGATCAGTCTGATGCTGCCAGACAACAAGAGAGACACTATTACCTGCTGTCAGAGCTGCAGGCGCTTGTGAAGGACCTGCCCAG CTCGTTTCAGCAGCGTCTGTCGTACACCACGCTCAGTGATCTGGCTCAAGCGCTCATCGACGGGACGGTGTATGAAATAGTGCAAGGGCTGCTGGACATTCAACACCTGACAGAGAAAAACCTCTATAACCAGAGACAGAAACTACACAGCGAACACAGAG CTCTCAAGCAGGATTTGGTTCGAAAACACAAACAGGCTCTGCAGACGTGCAAGTCTCATAATTTGGCCGTTCTGAAAACAAACCAGCGAGCCGAAAATGAG GCTCTTGATCAGCGAGTGAAAGATGAGCAGAGGATGATGGACGAGAAGATCGTGGCTGAAATGGATCAGAAGGTTCTGGATCAACAGAACACACTGGAGAAAGCTGGCGTACCGGGTTTCTACATCACCACCAACCCGCAG GAGGTGATGATGCAGATGAATTTGCTGGAACTGATCCTGAAGCTGCAGCAGAAAGAGACTGTTTCTGGATCACTGCCTTGA